Below is a genomic region from Escherichia ruysiae.
CTGGAAGATGCTGCAGAAGATCAACCGCGCGTTGTAAGAGCTGCGCAACCTTCAACAAGTCTGTAAATCCAGAATCCCTTCTCTTAGTGAGGAGGGATTTTTATTCATATAACAAACCATTCAGCTTGCCATATTTAAATTAAAGGAAACGTCATGGGAAATAATTTGTTATCCGCAAAAGCGACACTCCCTGTTTATGATCGTAATAACCTGACGCCAAAAATTGTTCATTTAGGGTTTGGCGCATTTCATCGCGCGCATCAGGGCGTGTATGCCGATATCCTGGCTGCCCAGCATCACAGCGATTGGGGCTACTATGAAGTGAATCTGATTGGCGGCGAACAGCAAATCGTCGATCTTAAACAGCAAGATAATCTCTATACCGTTGCGGAAATGTCGGCTGATGCGTGGACCGCTCGCGTAGTTGGCGTCGTGAAAAAGGCGCTGCACGTACAAATTGATGGCTTAGAAGCCGTGCTGGCCGCGATGTGTGAACCGCAAATCGCAATTGTCTCTCTGACAATCACCGAAAAAGGGTATTTCCACTCTCCGGCGACCGGACAGTTAATGATGGAGCACCCGATGGTAGCTGCCGACTTGCAAAATCCCCACCAGCCGAAAACAGCAACAGGCGTGATTGTCGAGGCGCTGGCTCGCCGTAAAGCCGCAGGATTTCCCGCGTTTACCGTTATGTCATGCGACAACATGCCAGAAAACGGTCACGTTATGCGTGACGTTGTCACTTCATACGCCAGAGCAGTGGATGTAAAACTGGCGCAATGGATAGAGGAAAACGTGACTTTCCCATCGACAATGGTGGATCGCATTGTACCCGCAGTGACGGCGGAAACGCTGGATAAAATCGAACAACTTACCAACGTGCGCGATCCGGCAGGCGTGGCGTGTGAGCCGTTCCGTCAGTGGGTGATTGAAGATAATTTTGTTGCCGGACGCCCGGAATGGGAAAAAGCAGGCGCTGAACTGGTCAGCGATGTGCTGCCTTATGAAGAGATGAAACTGCGTATGCTCAACGGCAGCCACTCCTTCCTGGCTTATCTGGGCTATCTGGCGGGATATCAGCACATTAACGACTGTATGGAAGATGAAAATTATCGTCATGCAGCACATGCCTTGATGTTGCAGGAACAGGCGCCCACGCTGAAAGTACAGGGTGTAGATTTGCAAAATTATGCCGATCGATTGATTGAACGCTACAGCAACCCGGCTTTACGCCACCGAACCTGGCAGATTGCAATGGACGGTAGTCAGAAACTGCCACAGCGGATGTTGGATTCAATTCGCTGGCATCTGGCGCATGACAGCGCGTTCGATCTGTTGGCGCTGGGCGTCGCTGGTTGGATGCGTTATGTTGGTGGTGTTGATGAACAGGGAAATCAGATTGAGATTAGCGATCCGTTACTAGCGGTCATTCAAAAGGCTGTGCAAAGTAGTGCCGAAGGGAAAACGCGTGTGCAGTCGTTGATGGCGATTAAGGCGATATTTGGTGATAATTTGCCGAACAATAACTTGTTTGTTGCAAAGGTGACGGAAGCGTACTTGTCTCTATTAGCGCATGGCGCGAAAGCGACCGTGGCGAAATATATCGAGAGGTAAAAACAGCAATGCCGCCATCGGCGGCATTCACACGCTTAGTTCATGCCGAGACGAATCAGGTCCAGAGGCGCGAGTTTTTCATCACAACCTTCAACAACCACGGTTTTACCGCGACGGATTTGCTCTGCGGTCAGACCTTCAGTGTCAATCGACAGGATCTTGCCAGTGTGACCGGTGCCGCTAACCATAACACGGCTGCCAGTGGTGATTGCGTTACGGTTACGATCGTAGGTCGTCATAGGTGTTTTCTCCTTTCTGATTTACAGTCGAAGCCCACGTAACGGGCGCAATATAAATACTCCTGTCGAGTGAATATTTTTTTGTTTATGATCAAGTTCACATCTTTTTTGATGCTTGCATGAACCAGAAGAAAGGGATGGGCTCTCACCCCGGATGGGATGAGAGGAAATGAATTACTCTTCGCTAAACCAGTCGCTATTTTCCTGGCGGATCAGCTGCACGGATTCACTTATTTCCTGCAAATGCAGAGTCATTGCTTTTTCTACCGCATCACCATCATGTTTTTGTAGAGCAGTAAAAATATCCATATGTTGACGTAACAACATATCAGGTGGCGATACGTGGTCAAAGCTCATATAGCGCACGCGGTCAACAGTT
It encodes:
- a CDS encoding mannitol dehydrogenase family protein, with product MGNNLLSAKATLPVYDRNNLTPKIVHLGFGAFHRAHQGVYADILAAQHHSDWGYYEVNLIGGEQQIVDLKQQDNLYTVAEMSADAWTARVVGVVKKALHVQIDGLEAVLAAMCEPQIAIVSLTITEKGYFHSPATGQLMMEHPMVAADLQNPHQPKTATGVIVEALARRKAAGFPAFTVMSCDNMPENGHVMRDVVTSYARAVDVKLAQWIEENVTFPSTMVDRIVPAVTAETLDKIEQLTNVRDPAGVACEPFRQWVIEDNFVAGRPEWEKAGAELVSDVLPYEEMKLRMLNGSHSFLAYLGYLAGYQHINDCMEDENYRHAAHALMLQEQAPTLKVQGVDLQNYADRLIERYSNPALRHRTWQIAMDGSQKLPQRMLDSIRWHLAHDSAFDLLALGVAGWMRYVGGVDEQGNQIEISDPLLAVIQKAVQSSAEGKTRVQSLMAIKAIFGDNLPNNNLFVAKVTEAYLSLLAHGAKATVAKYIER
- the ydfZ gene encoding putative selenium delivery protein YdfZ, which gives rise to MTTYDRNRNAITTGSRVMVSGTGHTGKILSIDTEGLTAEQIRRGKTVVVEGCDEKLAPLDLIRLGMN